From the Helicobacter pylori genome, one window contains:
- the tatC gene encoding twin-arginine translocase subunit TatC — MFEDLKPHLQELRKRLMVSVGTILVAFLGCFHFWKNIFEFVKNSYKGTLIQLSPIEGVMVAVKISFSAAIVISMPIIFWQLWLFIAPGLYKNEKKVILPFVFFGSGMFLIGAAFSYYVVFPFIIEYLATFGSDVFAANISASSYVSFFTRLILGFGVAFELPVLAYFLAKVGLITDASLKAYFKYAIVVIFIVAAIITPPDVVSQIFMALPLVGLYGLSILIAKMVNPAPKDDESDHENDAKEHTKSES; from the coding sequence ATGTTTGAAGATTTAAAACCGCATTTACAGGAATTAAGAAAGCGTTTGATGGTTTCTGTGGGAACGATTTTAGTGGCGTTTTTGGGGTGTTTTCATTTTTGGAAAAATATTTTTGAATTTGTTAAAAATTCTTATAAAGGCACGCTCATTCAGCTCTCCCCTATTGAAGGGGTCATGGTGGCGGTTAAAATCAGTTTTTCAGCCGCTATCGTCATTTCCATGCCCATTATTTTTTGGCAATTGTGGCTTTTTATCGCTCCAGGGCTTTATAAAAATGAAAAAAAAGTGATTTTGCCTTTTGTGTTTTTTGGGAGCGGCATGTTTTTAATTGGGGCGGCGTTTTCTTATTATGTGGTGTTTCCTTTCATTATTGAATACTTGGCCACTTTTGGGAGCGATGTGTTTGCGGCTAATATTTCTGCGTCCAGTTACGTGAGCTTTTTCACACGCTTGATTTTAGGCTTTGGCGTGGCGTTTGAACTGCCTGTTTTAGCGTATTTTTTAGCCAAAGTGGGCTTGATTACCGATGCGAGCTTGAAAGCGTATTTCAAATACGCTATTGTAGTGATTTTTATTGTAGCAGCCATTATCACTCCCCCTGATGTGGTGAGTCAAATCTTTATGGCGTTACCCTTAGTGGGGCTTTATGGGCTTTCTATTTTAATCGCCAAAATGGTCAATCCGGCTCCTAAAGACGACGAAAGCGATCACGAAAATGACGCCAAAGAGCATACAAAGAGCGAGTCGTAG
- the panB gene encoding 3-methyl-2-oxobutanoate hydroxymethyltransferase: MSMQTAPIKKITLSHLQAKKNQEKIIAITAYDALFAQIFDPLVDVILVGDSLNMSFFNQNDTLSASVKMMLYHTKAVCAGAKTPFIITDMPFGSYKDEKTALKNAIRVYKETQASAIKLEGGKEKAKLVKTLTNEGIIVVGHIGLMPQFVRLDGGYKIKGKNEEQQKKLLEDALSLEEAGVGLLVLEGITTPIAQTITQKIKIPTIGIGSGKDCDGQILVWSDMLGFFDSFKPKFVREYLKGKELIQNAIRQYADDVKKGNFPNELESYH; the protein is encoded by the coding sequence ATGAGCATGCAAACCGCCCCAATTAAAAAAATCACCCTTAGTCACCTCCAAGCTAAAAAAAATCAAGAAAAAATCATCGCCATTACCGCTTATGATGCGCTATTCGCTCAAATATTTGATCCGCTAGTGGATGTGATTTTAGTGGGCGATAGTTTGAATATGAGTTTTTTCAATCAAAACGACACTTTAAGCGCGAGTGTGAAAATGATGCTCTATCACACTAAAGCCGTATGCGCGGGCGCTAAGACTCCTTTTATCATCACAGACATGCCTTTTGGAAGCTATAAAGATGAAAAAACAGCCCTAAAAAACGCCATTAGAGTTTATAAAGAAACCCAAGCGAGCGCGATCAAACTAGAGGGGGGGAAAGAAAAAGCGAAACTGGTTAAAACGCTCACTAATGAGGGTATTATTGTGGTAGGGCATATTGGCTTGATGCCCCAATTCGTGCGTCTTGATGGAGGCTATAAGATTAAGGGCAAAAATGAAGAGCAACAAAAAAAGCTTTTAGAAGACGCGTTGAGTTTAGAAGAAGCTGGAGTGGGTTTATTGGTTTTAGAGGGCATAACCACCCCTATCGCTCAAACGATCACGCAAAAAATCAAAATCCCCACGATCGGCATAGGGAGCGGCAAGGATTGCGATGGGCAGATTTTAGTGTGGAGCGATATGTTAGGCTTTTTTGATAGTTTTAAGCCTAAATTCGTGCGAGAATACCTTAAAGGGAAAGAATTGATTCAAAATGCGATTCGACAATACGCTGATGATGTGAAAAAGGGAAACTTCCCTAACGAGTTAGAAAGTTATCATTAA
- a CDS encoding tRNA threonylcarbamoyladenosine biosynthesis protein TsaB, with the protein MELDLALISLGERVLLGVYQNNFLYASYTSKLKTSEALVGVFSQLFEDFKNPTIYPTIYSNLPAIKGVYYAKGPGSFTSLKLTHVFLHTLALIHGFELYSTTGFDFNDNTPILAYANKYFVSKERESLTDFKDLKIAPKGFMLPPFLEKDKFTQLNTPFYILPPI; encoded by the coding sequence TTGGAATTGGATTTAGCGCTTATCTCTTTAGGCGAGAGAGTCTTGCTTGGGGTGTATCAAAACAATTTTTTATACGCTTCTTACACTTCCAAACTAAAAACAAGCGAAGCTTTAGTGGGAGTTTTTTCACAATTATTTGAAGATTTTAAAAACCCCACCATTTACCCCACGATCTACTCTAATTTACCGGCGATTAAAGGGGTTTATTACGCTAAAGGGCCAGGCAGTTTCACTAGTTTAAAACTCACGCATGTTTTCTTACACACTTTGGCTTTAATTCATGGCTTTGAACTTTATTCAACCACAGGCTTTGATTTTAACGACAACACACCCATTTTGGCGTATGCCAATAAATACTTTGTTTCAAAAGAAAGGGAAAGCCTGACCGATTTTAAAGATTTGAAAATTGCGCCAAAAGGTTTCATGTTGCCCCCCTTTTTAGAGAAAGATAAATTCACCCAATTGAACACGCCGTTTTACATTTTGCCTCCTATTTAG
- the rsmG gene encoding 16S rRNA (guanine(527)-N(7))-methyltransferase RsmG yields MNPLLQDYARILLEWNQTHNLSGARNLSELEPQITDALKPLEFVKDFKSCLDIGSGAGLPAIPLALEKPEVQFILLEPRIKRAAFLNYLKSVLPLKNIEIIKKRLEDYQNLLQVDLITSRAVASSSFLIEKSQRFLKDKGYFLFYKGEQLKNEIACKTTECFMHQKRIYFYKSKESLC; encoded by the coding sequence ATGAACCCCTTATTGCAAGATTACGCACGCATCCTTTTAGAATGGAATCAAACGCACAACTTGAGCGGTGCGAGGAATTTAAGCGAGTTAGAACCCCAGATCACAGACGCTCTAAAGCCCTTAGAATTTGTCAAAGATTTTAAAAGCTGCTTGGATATTGGGAGCGGGGCGGGACTTCCTGCTATCCCTTTAGCCCTTGAAAAACCTGAAGTGCAATTCATTCTTTTAGAGCCAAGGATAAAAAGAGCGGCTTTTTTAAACTACCTTAAAAGCGTTTTGCCTTTAAAAAACATTGAAATCATTAAAAAGCGTTTAGAAGATTATCAAAATCTTTTACAAGTGGATTTAATCACTTCTAGAGCGGTCGCTAGCTCTTCTTTTTTGATAGAAAAAAGCCAACGATTCCTAAAAGATAAGGGGTATTTTTTATTCTATAAAGGCGAGCAGTTAAAGAATGAAATCGCTTGTAAAACCACTGAATGCTTTATGCATCAAAAGCGCATTTATTTTTACAAATCAAAGGAAAGTTTATGTTAA
- a CDS encoding outer membrane beta-barrel protein → MCSKKIRNLILCFGFILSLHAEENIAKENMTETNMTEENTPKDAPILLEEKRAQTLEFKEEKGIAKKIDEKSLLEEIHKKKRQLYMLKGELHEKNESILFQQMAKNKSGFFIGVILGDIGINANPYEKFELLSNIQASPLLYGLRSGYQKYFANGISALRFYGEYLGGAMKGFKSDSLASYQTASLNIDLLMDKPIDKEKRFALGIFGGVGVGWNGMYQNLKEIKGYSQPNAFGLVLNLGVSMTLNLKHRFELALKMPPLKETSQTFLYYFKSTNIYYISYNYLL, encoded by the coding sequence ATGTGTTCTAAAAAAATAAGAAATCTCATTTTATGCTTTGGTTTTATTTTAAGCTTGCACGCTGAAGAGAATATCGCCAAAGAAAACATGACTGAAACGAACATGACTGAAGAAAACACCCCTAAAGACGCTCCCATTCTTTTGGAAGAAAAACGCGCCCAAACGCTAGAGTTTAAAGAAGAAAAGGGGATTGCAAAAAAGATTGACGAAAAAAGCCTGCTTGAAGAGATCCATAAGAAAAAACGCCAGCTTTACATGCTCAAAGGGGAATTGCATGAAAAGAATGAATCCATCTTATTCCAACAAATGGCTAAAAATAAGAGCGGTTTTTTTATAGGTGTAATCCTTGGCGATATAGGGATTAACGCTAATCCTTATGAGAAGTTTGAACTTTTAAGCAATATTCAGGCTTCTCCTTTGTTGTATGGCTTAAGGAGCGGGTATCAAAAGTATTTCGCTAACGGGATTAGCGCCTTACGCTTTTATGGGGAATATTTAGGGGGGGCGATGAAAGGGTTTAAAAGCGATTCTTTGGCTTCTTATCAAACTGCAAGCTTGAATATTGATCTATTGATGGATAAGCCTATTGACAAAGAAAAAAGGTTTGCGTTAGGGATATTTGGAGGCGTTGGAGTGGGGTGGAATGGGATGTATCAAAATTTAAAAGAGATTAAAGGGTATTCACAGCCTAACGCCTTTGGGTTGGTGTTAAATTTAGGGGTGAGCATGACGCTCAACCTCAAACACCGCTTTGAATTAGCCCTAAAAATGCCTCCCTTAAAAGAAACTTCGCAAACCTTTTTATATTATTTTAAAAGCACTAATATTTATTATATTAGTTACAACTATTTATTGTAA
- the minC gene encoding septum site-determining protein MinC produces MLKTNQKNVHAFEIEKQEPEAVMEFLEKNHALLQYFLIIFKYDIEPEVKAVLHKHQLLFLETNRALNGRYIKTTEKDANLLKQNNPNAIEPKTTIYERNIRSGEEIYSANHLIFLGNIHNGAKIISEGSVSVYGVCEGAIACFGEYLILKEVKSAQIVFQNQILSLKEVERLLVNKNIKIITKNDDILDIKEVL; encoded by the coding sequence ATGTTAAAAACCAATCAAAAAAACGTGCATGCGTTTGAAATTGAAAAGCAAGAGCCTGAAGCAGTCATGGAATTTTTAGAAAAAAACCATGCCCTTTTGCAATATTTTCTTATTATATTTAAATACGATATTGAACCAGAAGTCAAAGCCGTTTTGCACAAACACCAGCTTTTATTTTTAGAAACGAATCGTGCTTTAAACGGGCGTTATATCAAAACCACAGAAAAAGACGCTAACCTTTTAAAGCAAAATAACCCTAATGCGATAGAACCCAAGACAACGATTTATGAGCGTAATATCAGGAGCGGGGAAGAGATTTATAGCGCTAACCACCTTATTTTTTTGGGTAATATCCACAATGGGGCGAAGATCATTTCAGAAGGTTCTGTGTCAGTTTATGGGGTTTGCGAAGGGGCGATTGCGTGTTTTGGAGAGTATTTGATCTTAAAAGAAGTCAAGAGCGCTCAAATCGTTTTTCAAAATCAAATTTTGTCTCTAAAAGAGGTTGAACGGCTTTTGGTAAATAAAAATATTAAAATAATCACTAAAAATGACGATATACTAGACATAAAGGAAGTATTATGA
- the ruvB gene encoding Holliday junction branch migration DNA helicase RuvB, which produces MKERIVNLETLDFETSQEVSLRPNLWEDFIGQEKIKSNLQISICAAKKRQESLDHMLFFGPPGLGKTSISHIIAKEMETNIKITAAPMIEKSGDLAAILTNLQAKDILFIDEIHRLSPAIEEVLYPAMEDFRLDIIIGSGPAAQTIKIDLPPFTLIGATTRAGMLSNPLRDRFGMSFRMQFYSPSELALIIKKAAVKLNQDIKEESADEIAKRSRGTPRIALRLLKRVRDFALVKNSSLMDLNITLHALNELGVNELGFDEADLAYLSLLANAQGRPVGLNTIAASMREDEGTIEDVIEPFLLANGYLERTAKGRIATPKTHALLKISTLNPQTLF; this is translated from the coding sequence ATGAAAGAACGGATAGTCAATTTAGAAACTTTGGATTTTGAAACCTCTCAAGAAGTGAGTTTGCGCCCTAATCTTTGGGAAGATTTTATCGGTCAAGAAAAGATTAAAAGCAACTTGCAAATTTCTATTTGCGCGGCTAAAAAACGCCAAGAGAGTTTGGATCACATGCTCTTTTTTGGCCCGCCCGGTTTGGGTAAAACTTCAATCAGCCATATCATCGCTAAAGAAATGGAAACCAATATCAAAATCACCGCCGCTCCCATGATAGAAAAAAGCGGTGATTTAGCCGCCATTTTGACTAACTTGCAAGCTAAAGACATTCTTTTTATTGATGAAATCCACCGGCTTAGCCCGGCGATTGAAGAGGTTTTATACCCGGCGATGGAAGATTTCAGGCTGGATATTATCATAGGCTCAGGCCCAGCCGCTCAAACCATTAAGATTGATTTACCTCCCTTCACCCTCATTGGCGCTACCACTAGAGCCGGAATGCTCTCTAACCCCTTAAGAGACAGATTTGGCATGAGTTTTAGGATGCAATTTTATAGCCCTAGCGAACTAGCCCTTATCATCAAAAAAGCCGCCGTTAAACTCAACCAGGACATCAAAGAAGAAAGCGCTGATGAAATCGCTAAAAGGAGTAGAGGCACGCCAAGGATCGCTTTAAGGCTTTTAAAAAGGGTGCGCGATTTTGCGCTCGTTAAAAATTCAAGCTTAATGGATTTAAACATCACTTTACATGCCTTGAATGAATTGGGCGTGAATGAATTGGGCTTTGATGAAGCGGATTTGGCGTATTTATCTTTGTTAGCCAACGCTCAAGGAAGGCCGGTGGGTTTGAACACGATTGCGGCGTCTATGAGAGAAGATGAAGGCACGATTGAAGATGTGATTGAGCCTTTTTTGCTCGCTAATGGTTATTTAGAGCGCACGGCTAAAGGCAGAATCGCCACGCCTAAAACCCACGCGCTTTTAAAAATCTCTACTTTAAACCCCCAAACTTTATTTTAA
- a CDS encoding M23 family metallopeptidase: protein MGLGFKILALVVLILGGYLIFNAFITKPRALSFSLKSEENALNDNNEALFWDLKKPIKVKIVAPKGIKRYEIKVTTKDNLILYEKESLVLDKPKSLEVPLIKPEIMGLEDKCLLYEIQANDWSYANFFNGNKASFKQEVCIDTIKPSITILSRSPSIAYGGSAIVIFEALDKNLSQAFVRVKKKDFKAFRFLEFKQRNVFIALVPWSYENKDFKAFIVAKDKAYNSNTTPLLFKRKTHRLRERDIDLNALKDKIAKQEKFQNHTEQTLLEMFSNTCLKDLEKIQKIALDQGDFYKDFSHFQALKPLNGPFKMTSNFLENRRFLKDNQVWFKFLHLGVDLIPSKDLSLAFDPSVKRVFKGELDFYGNSLINCYGLGLCVFLAYLKDDESVGSSGLKLGSGLHLGMLLQGVFVRPNEWLNEQWIKTNITTPIEQAKRLLMKG from the coding sequence TTGGGGTTAGGGTTTAAAATTTTAGCGTTAGTCGTTTTAATTTTGGGGGGTTATTTGATTTTTAACGCCTTTATCACAAAACCCAGAGCTTTAAGTTTTAGTTTAAAGAGCGAAGAAAATGCGCTTAACGACAACAATGAAGCGCTTTTTTGGGATTTGAAAAAACCTATTAAGGTTAAAATAGTAGCCCCAAAGGGCATCAAACGCTATGAGATAAAAGTAACCACAAAAGACAATTTGATCTTATATGAAAAAGAAAGTCTGGTATTGGATAAACCCAAGTCTTTAGAAGTGCCTTTGATCAAGCCTGAAATCATGGGGTTAGAAGACAAGTGCCTTTTGTATGAAATTCAAGCTAATGATTGGAGCTATGCTAATTTTTTCAATGGCAATAAGGCGTCTTTCAAACAAGAAGTGTGCATTGATACGATAAAACCCTCAATCACGATTTTATCTCGTTCCCCAAGCATCGCTTATGGAGGGAGTGCGATAGTCATCTTTGAAGCTTTGGATAAGAATTTGTCTCAAGCGTTTGTGCGCGTCAAAAAAAAGGATTTTAAGGCGTTCAGGTTTTTAGAATTCAAGCAGCGTAATGTTTTTATCGCTCTAGTGCCTTGGTCTTATGAGAATAAGGATTTTAAGGCGTTCATTGTCGCTAAAGATAAAGCTTATAACTCTAATACCACCCCTTTATTGTTCAAGCGAAAAACCCATCGTTTGAGGGAAAGGGATATAGACTTAAACGCCTTAAAAGATAAGATTGCAAAGCAAGAAAAATTTCAAAATCACACTGAGCAAACTTTATTAGAAATGTTTTCCAACACGTGCTTAAAAGATTTAGAAAAAATCCAAAAGATCGCTTTAGATCAAGGGGATTTTTATAAGGATTTTTCCCATTTTCAAGCGCTAAAACCCTTGAATGGGCCTTTTAAAATGACAAGCAATTTTTTAGAAAATCGGCGGTTTTTAAAGGACAATCAGGTGTGGTTTAAATTCTTGCATTTAGGGGTGGATTTGATACCCAGTAAGGATTTATCTTTAGCGTTTGATCCATCGGTAAAGAGGGTTTTTAAGGGGGAATTAGATTTTTATGGTAATAGTTTGATCAATTGCTATGGGCTGGGTTTGTGCGTTTTTTTAGCTTATTTAAAAGATGATGAAAGCGTAGGGAGTAGTGGTTTGAAATTAGGGAGCGGGTTGCATTTAGGGATGCTTTTGCAAGGGGTTTTTGTCCGGCCCAATGAATGGCTTAATGAGCAATGGATAAAAACCAATATCACCACCCCCATAGAGCAAGCCAAACGGCTTTTAATGAAAGGATAG
- the queA gene encoding tRNA preQ1(34) S-adenosylmethionine ribosyltransferase-isomerase QueA, producing the protein MKEFDLESYDYHLPKELIANYPVLPKEKAKLLVYERRSQTITHTTFEHVLDFFPKNALVVLNDTKVMKARLFGSKHAFLPSKTTEVFFHRFFKSNTALTQIKGKIKAGDKIFFDANYYAEILELLHNGQRLIAFYNNQTPLNQENILKLLEQYGHMPLPPYIKRADESLDAHEYQSVFAKHIGAVAAPTASLHFSQNALEKLLKDFKHAFLTLHVGAGTFLSVETKDIREHQIHTEVLHIPKKSQEILQESQEILCIGTTALRSVEYFKRLKNPNQEAFECDIFLHLANPIQHVNYLLTNFHLPKSSLLMLVSAMIGLEKTKEIYKIAIEKKYRFYSYGDGMLIL; encoded by the coding sequence TTGAAAGAATTTGATTTAGAAAGCTATGATTATCATTTGCCTAAGGAATTGATCGCAAACTACCCCGTTTTGCCCAAAGAAAAGGCTAAATTGCTCGTTTATGAAAGGCGTTCGCAAACAATCACGCACACCACTTTTGAGCATGTTTTAGATTTTTTCCCTAAAAACGCCCTTGTGGTGTTGAACGACACTAAAGTGATGAAAGCCAGGCTTTTTGGATCTAAGCATGCCTTTTTGCCATCAAAAACGACTGAAGTGTTTTTCCACCGCTTTTTTAAAAGCAATACTGCCCTGACTCAAATCAAGGGCAAGATCAAAGCGGGGGATAAGATTTTTTTTGATGCAAATTATTACGCTGAAATTTTGGAATTGCTTCATAACGGCCAGCGCTTGATCGCTTTTTATAACAATCAAACCCCCTTAAATCAAGAAAATATCTTAAAACTTTTAGAGCAATACGGGCATATGCCCTTACCCCCTTATATTAAAAGAGCCGATGAGAGTTTGGATGCGCATGAATACCAGAGCGTGTTCGCTAAACACATTGGCGCGGTGGCTGCCCCTACGGCGTCATTGCATTTTTCTCAAAACGCCTTAGAAAAATTATTGAAAGATTTCAAGCACGCTTTTTTGACCTTGCATGTGGGGGCTGGGACTTTTCTTAGCGTAGAAACTAAGGACATTAGAGAGCATCAAATCCATACAGAAGTTTTGCATATTCCTAAAAAGAGCCAAGAAATTTTGCAAGAATCCCAAGAGATTTTATGCATCGGCACGACCGCTTTAAGGAGTGTGGAATACTTTAAGCGTTTAAAAAACCCTAATCAAGAGGCGTTTGAATGCGATATATTCTTGCATCTTGCTAATCCTATTCAGCATGTCAATTATTTGCTCACTAATTTCCATTTGCCCAAATCAAGCCTTTTAATGCTTGTAAGCGCGATGATAGGCTTAGAAAAAACCAAAGAAATCTACAAAATAGCCATAGAAAAGAAGTATCGTTTTTATTCTTATGGCGATGGGATGCTGATTTTATGA
- the tatB gene encoding Sec-independent protein translocase protein TatB: protein MFGMGFFEILVVLIVAIIFLGPEKFPQAVVDVVKFFRAVKKTLNDAKDTLDKEINIEEIKKETLEYQKLFENKVESLKGVKIEELEDAKITAENEIKSIQDLMQDYKQSLENNAPPNHSNKEISSDEPLKEVQSTTDNNAKEHDKEKEHV from the coding sequence ATGTTTGGCATGGGCTTTTTTGAAATCCTTGTGGTGTTGATTGTAGCGATTATTTTTTTAGGGCCAGAAAAATTCCCTCAGGCTGTCGTGGATGTGGTGAAATTTTTTCGCGCGGTTAAAAAAACGCTCAATGACGCCAAGGACACTTTAGATAAAGAAATCAATATTGAAGAAATCAAAAAAGAAACCCTAGAGTATCAAAAACTCTTTGAAAATAAAGTGGAGAGTCTTAAAGGCGTTAAGATTGAAGAATTAGAAGACGCTAAAATAACTGCAGAAAATGAGATTAAAAGCATTCAGGATTTGATGCAAGATTACAAACAAAGCCTAGAAAACAACGCACCCCCTAACCACTCCAATAAAGAAATTTCAAGCGATGAACCTCTTAAAGAAGTCCAATCAACAACCGATAACAACGCCAAAGAACACGACAAAGAAAAAGAGCATGTTTGA
- a CDS encoding outer membrane protein, with translation MRLKYWLVYLAFIIGLQATDYDNLEEENQQLDEKINNLKQQLTEKGVSPKEMDKDKFEEEYLERTYPKISSKKRKKLLKSFSIADDKSGVFLGGGYAYGELNLSYQGEMLDRYGANAPSAFKNNININAPVSMISVKFGYQKYFVPYFGTRFYGDLLIGGGALKENALKQSVGSFFYVLGAMNTDLLFDMPLDFKTKKHFLGVYAGFGIGLMLYQDKPNQNGRNLVVGGYSSPNFLWKSLIEVDYTFNVGVSLTLYRKHRLEIGTKLPISYLRMGVEEGAVYQNKENDERLLISANNQFKRSSFLLVNYAFIF, from the coding sequence TTGAGACTCAAATACTGGTTAGTTTATCTGGCGTTCATTATAGGACTTCAAGCGACAGATTATGACAATTTAGAAGAAGAAAACCAACAATTAGACGAAAAAATAAACAATTTAAAGCAACAGCTTACCGAAAAAGGGGTTTCACCCAAAGAGATGGATAAGGATAAGTTTGAAGAAGAATATTTAGAGCGAACTTACCCAAAGATTTCTTCAAAGAAAAGAAAAAAGTTGCTCAAATCTTTTTCCATAGCCGATGATAAGAGTGGGGTGTTTTTAGGGGGTGGGTATGCTTATGGGGAACTTAACTTGTCTTATCAAGGGGAGATGTTAGACCGATATGGTGCAAATGCCCCTAGCGCGTTTAAAAACAATATCAATATTAACGCTCCTGTTTCTATGATTAGCGTTAAATTTGGGTATCAAAAATACTTCGTGCCTTATTTTGGGACACGATTTTATGGGGATTTGTTGATTGGGGGAGGGGCGTTAAAAGAGAACGCGCTCAAGCAGTCTGTAGGCTCGTTTTTTTATGTTTTAGGGGCTATGAATACCGATTTATTGTTTGACATGCCTTTAGATTTTAAGACTAAAAAGCACTTTTTAGGCGTTTATGCGGGTTTTGGGATAGGGCTTATGCTTTATCAAGACAAGCCTAATCAAAACGGGAGGAATTTGGTGGTGGGGGGCTATTCAAGCCCTAATTTTTTATGGAAATCTTTGATTGAAGTGGATTACACTTTTAATGTGGGCGTGAGTTTAACGCTTTATAGGAAACACCGCTTAGAGATTGGCACCAAATTACCGATTAGCTATTTGAGGATGGGAGTAGAAGAGGGAGCGGTTTATCAAAATAAAGAAAATGATGAACGATTGTTGATTTCAGCTAACAACCAGTTCAAACGATCCAGTTTTTTATTAGTGAATTATGCGTTCATTTTTTGA
- the lpxC gene encoding UDP-3-O-acyl-N-acetylglucosamine deacetylase has translation MKQTTINHSVELVGIGLHKGVPVKLVLEPLEENQGIVFYRSDLGVKLPLKPENIVDTKMATVLGKDNARISTIEHLLSAVHAYGIDNLKISVDNEEIPIMDGSALTYCMLLDEAGIKELDAPKKVMEIKQVVEVREGDKFVKIEPDSQLSLNFTIDFNHPVIAKQTHHFVFSKTAYKEQVAKARTFGFLQEVNYLRSIGLAKGGSLNNCIVLDENSILNKEGLRCEKEFVCHKILDAIGDLMVLGMPVMGKYTSFSGSHKLNSMLVKAILADAKNYEVLIASDPAKEFALQKAFA, from the coding sequence ATGAAACAAACAACCATTAACCACTCTGTAGAATTAGTAGGGATAGGCTTACACAAGGGTGTTCCTGTGAAGCTTGTTTTAGAGCCGTTAGAAGAAAATCAAGGCATTGTTTTTTACCGCTCTGATTTGGGCGTGAAGCTCCCCTTAAAACCTGAAAACATCGTGGATACCAAAATGGCAACCGTGTTGGGTAAAGATAACGCTAGGATTTCTACGATTGAGCATTTGCTTTCAGCTGTCCATGCGTATGGCATTGACAATCTTAAAATCTCTGTGGATAACGAAGAAATCCCTATCATGGATGGGAGTGCTTTGACTTATTGCATGCTTTTAGATGAAGCAGGGATTAAGGAATTAGACGCTCCTAAAAAGGTGATGGAAATCAAGCAGGTCGTTGAGGTTAGAGAGGGCGATAAGTTTGTTAAAATTGAGCCAGACAGCCAGCTTTCTTTGAATTTCACGATTGATTTTAACCATCCGGTTATCGCTAAGCAGACTCATCATTTCGTCTTTAGTAAAACCGCTTACAAAGAGCAAGTCGCTAAAGCTCGTACCTTTGGGTTTTTGCAAGAAGTGAATTACTTGCGATCCATTGGTTTGGCTAAAGGGGGGAGCTTGAATAATTGCATCGTGCTGGATGAAAACAGCATTTTGAATAAAGAGGGTTTGAGGTGCGAGAAGGAATTCGTGTGCCACAAGATTTTAGACGCTATAGGGGATCTAATGGTCTTAGGCATGCCTGTGATGGGCAAATACACTTCTTTTTCAGGCAGCCATAAGCTCAATTCCATGTTGGTTAAAGCCATTTTAGCAGACGCTAAAAATTATGAAGTTTTGATCGCTTCAGATCCAGCCAAAGAATTTGCGTTGCAAAAGGCTTTCGCTTAA